TTCGGAGGGAAACGACGTGACGCTGGAGGATCTCTGCCGCCTGACGGACGCGTTTTACATTGGAGGAACCAAAAACGGGGCCATGATCGGCGAGGCGATAGTGCTTTCTAACGAGGAACTTAAGCGGGATTTTCGCTATAACATCAAACAAAAGGGCGGACTTTTGGCCAAGGGAAAGATCATAGGCGTTCAATTTGAGGAATTGTTCCGAGACGAGCTTTTCTTTGATCTAGCGAGACACGCCAACGTCATGGCGCAAACCATCGCGACCGCTCTGAAAAAGAAGGGTTACGAGTTTTTGACGGACTCTCCCTCCAATCAGATTTTCCCGATCCTGCCCAATGCTTTGATCGAGAAATTGCAAAAAAACTGGGCTTTTTACGTGTGGCAAAAGATGGATGGGGATCGCTCCTCCATCCGAATTGTCACGTCCTGGGCGACGACGGAGAACGCCGTGGAGAATTTCATAAAAGCGTTCTGAGATGCCCAAATTAGCAAGATGAATTAGGATATAATAAATTATTGAGATTTTGTAAACGTTTAAACTCAAGGGGTGGTGTTTTTTGGGGAGCGGTATGCAGTTTTCTACCTTGTTCCAACAAATCATCAACGGCCTTTCGTTGGGGTCGGTTTACGCGCTTATCGCGGTGGGATATTCTCTGGTCTACTCCATTCTCTCGTTTTCGAATTTCGCCCACGGCGGGTTTCTGGTGATAGGGGGCTATATTTGTTACGGCCTATTGAGCGGTTTCGAAGTGGTAACCTCCACACAACAACACATTTTCACCATGCCAGCCTTTAACATCTGGATCGCCAGCCTCAGTGCACTGGTGGGCGCGGGAGTCGTCGCCATCCTGACGGAGCGTTTCGCCTACAAGCCCATACGCGAACGCACCTCCATGACCCTTTATCTGCTGATCGCGTCTATGGGGGTAAGCATTGTCATCGAAAACATCTTCGTCATCGCGGTAGGAGGTCGCTTCCGAGCTTTGCCACCAGACAGTTTTCAGGACATTTTCGCCGTGTTGGAGAAAGTTTTGGGCTATTTGGGCATGAATCGCGTTCCGGGAAGTTCCAGCCAGCTCTTCGATCTGGGCGGAGGTGTCACGGTCAGCATGTTCGATATCCTGTCCTTGATCGTTGCTGTTTTTTTTCTTGGAGGACTACAACTCTTCTTGACACGGACGCGCTGGGGACTCTCGATTCGCGCCGCGGCCTACGACTTACGGACTGCGGGTTTGATGGGGGTCAACGTGGCCTTCCTGATCGGCATCGTCTTTTTCGTCGCGGGGATGCTTGCCGCTATCGGGGGCATTTTCCTTTCGTTCCGCTACACGCTCTATCCTCAACTAGGAGGCATCACCACCAAGGCCTTCGTCGCCGCGGTTATCGGGGGACTGGGAAGCCTGCCCGGCGCCGTGGTGGGCAGCCTGATCTTGGGACTGGCGGAGATGCTCACCGCCGGCTTTATCAGTAGCCAGATGCGGGACTTGGTCGTGTTTTCGATGCTGGTCGTCATGCTTCTGGTGAAACCTGCCGGCTTTTTTGGCAAACAGATCAACGACAAGATCTAGAAGGGGCGGGAAAACATGAAAAAAAGCCTTTTGGGCAACGCTACCTTCGTCGTTTTGGGGCTGATTTTGGCTTTCCTTCCTATTTCGGGTTACCAGGAGGGAATCGTGGTTCTACTGTGCATCAACTGCGTCGCCGCCATGGGCGTTTCGCTCTTGACCGGCTTCACGGGTATCTTCACTCTGGGGCACGCGGCCTACATGGCCCTTGGAGCCTACACCACCGCCATCATGACCGTGCGTTATCACGTTCATTGGCTACCTGCCATTGTCGCGGGGGGTGTGGTGGCCGTTTTGGTCGCCTGGTTGATCGGTATCCCGACTCTGCGCCTGACGGGAGACTACTACGCCATTGCCTCCATCGGATTGGGTGAGGCCATTCGCCTGATTCTCGAAAACTGGCAATCCTTTACGAGGGGCGCGCGCGGATTTCCTGGTATCGGTTCCTACGCCAGCCGCGGAGTGGCGGTCACCTTTTTCACCGTTTTGGGCATTCTCATGTTCAACTTGCTTTCTAGCCGCCTGGGGCGCGAGCTCAAGGCCTCCCGAGATGACCGCGTCGCGGCATCCCTGATGGGTTTCAACACACCGGCGTCCCGCATGAAGGCGCTCCTCATCTCCGCGTTCTACTGCGGCATAGCGGGCGCGCTCTTGGGCGGATACATGAACTTTATCCAGCCCTCCATGTTCGACATGATGAAGTCCACGGAGTTGACGGCAGTGGTGGTCTTTGGAGGTCTGGGTTCCATGAGTGGAACGCTTTTGGGATCCGCTATCGTGACTTTGGTGATGGAAGTTTTCCGGAACATTTCTCAATATAGAATGTTGATTTACGGTGGACTACTGGTGGTCATCATGGTGTTACGCCCGGAGGGCTTGCTAGGCAACCGGGAGATTTGGTCTTTCTTATCCTTTTTACCTGGCTTCGGGCCCAAAAGGAGAGGATGAAAGTGGATAACACGCGCGTTCTTCTCGAACTCGACGGCATCGATATGTTTTTCGGTGGCGTGCAGGCCGTGCAGAACATGAGCTTCACTATCATGGACAACGAATTGGCAGGAATCATCGGCCCCAACGGCGCGGGCAAAACCACGGTGTTCAACATTATCTCAGGCGTTTATAGTCCCACGACAGGCAGCATCTGGTTTCGGGAGCAGGACATCACCCCGCTCCGAGTCTACCAGGTCAACCGGCTGGGTATCGCTCGCACATTCCAGAACCTACGTCTTTTCGACCGGTCCTCCGCCCTCGAAAACGTTATGACGGCCACTCAGAACCGCTATCGCTACTCCTTTCGCAAAAACC
The sequence above is a segment of the Synergistaceae bacterium genome. Coding sequences within it:
- a CDS encoding branched-chain amino acid ABC transporter permease, which translates into the protein MSGYQEGIVVLLCINCVAAMGVSLLTGFTGIFTLGHAAYMALGAYTTAIMTVRYHVHWLPAIVAGGVVAVLVAWLIGIPTLRLTGDYYAIASIGLGEAIRLILENWQSFTRGARGFPGIGSYASRGVAVTFFTVLGILMFNLLSSRLGRELKASRDDRVAASLMGFNTPASRMKALLISAFYCGIAGALLGGYMNFIQPSMFDMMKSTELTAVVVFGGLGSMSGTLLGSAIVTLVMEVFRNISQYRMLIYGGLLVVIMVLRPEGLLGNREIWSFLSFLPGFGPKRRG
- a CDS encoding branched-chain amino acid ABC transporter permease; this translates as MQFSTLFQQIINGLSLGSVYALIAVGYSLVYSILSFSNFAHGGFLVIGGYICYGLLSGFEVVTSTQQHIFTMPAFNIWIASLSALVGAGVVAILTERFAYKPIRERTSMTLYLLIASMGVSIVIENIFVIAVGGRFRALPPDSFQDIFAVLEKVLGYLGMNRVPGSSSQLFDLGGGVTVSMFDILSLIVAVFFLGGLQLFLTRTRWGLSIRAAAYDLRTAGLMGVNVAFLIGIVFFVAGMLAAIGGIFLSFRYTLYPQLGGITTKAFVAAVIGGLGSLPGAVVGSLILGLAEMLTAGFISSQMRDLVVFSMLVVMLLVKPAGFFGKQINDKI